Proteins from one Bacillota bacterium LX-D genomic window:
- a CDS encoding potassium channel family protein, whose product MFSRKQILISVFSMVILLVVGVIGFCATEKISFFEGLWLTFTSVLTVGYGDLVPKTTLGKIFALVIIPLGIGLITYITGAIAGSIVEGKISKTIWRKRMGKS is encoded by the coding sequence ATGTTTTCACGAAAACAAATACTTATTTCTGTATTTAGCATGGTAATCTTATTGGTGGTTGGGGTTATTGGCTTTTGTGCCACTGAAAAAATTAGTTTTTTTGAAGGGCTGTGGTTGACATTTACGTCTGTGTTAACGGTGGGATATGGTGACTTAGTTCCTAAAACTACATTAGGAAAAATCTTTGCTTTAGTTATCATACCCCTTGGAATAGGTCTTATTACTTATATAACTGGGGCCATAGCAGGATCAATCGTTGAGGGGAAAATATCAAAAACCATTTGGAGGAAAAGGATGGGGAAATCTTAG
- a CDS encoding caspase family protein, translated as MVWQRRIEKIFLLGVFLFLFLLTPSYANAQGTYRALLIGNYQYIDGNDLNGPPADLDRMDNILAKSRFGTAKEHFSAIKRVDNATKAQMLSAIKAAFKDADDDDVSYFYYSGHGALDNYGQAYLWAVDSYYYEDSLNVDELESALSSIPGTKVVILDSCFSGGFINKDTSQTDPVLQEQQAAFNEAVKKAFGKEQLKGFLTSSQFKVLTAASKDETSVDTAYAPDWGFGGEFTNALVKGCGYITNYYPADRNNDGEISLFEIYYYTKNKVINSNVQVYPENDSFEFIGLENYIPVTAISLNQSQLNLKEGEGYQLVANLSPQDASVKNVKWSSSDTNIAIVDSTGYVLAKQRGNCKIVATTENESLSAVCQVEVESKELSEYTEFQGPTVFNDIDLTKAWSIKFNKTLNPYTVNSNNINIVDNNLLQHPSKVALNDDQRTVVVIPTRDYLPNSHYSILINKGLLAEDKSQLKNGVIVNFWTKSNTALLHSPENLIATAVSTDAVELKWDQVEDADFYYVYYSDSPTGPFKAFTDESGAEQRFYWYDDYCVLVYGYDNNETVYYRVAAVKDGLTSDLSNVASATTFAEDYFTPLDTIWFGYFADYPEVEVGVALDSFFAEPNWEEQGNLVTFTGYCYYDGEEVRISLYFEVQGDDFSLTAGKRDDKILSDDEITYLLDVVYSDFQGLRNQQQGLWQKGSNKTGVHVYQRYQRDGSSG; from the coding sequence ATGGTTTGGCAAAGAAGGATAGAAAAAATATTTTTGCTTGGGGTGTTTCTGTTTTTATTTTTATTAACTCCCAGTTATGCAAATGCCCAAGGAACTTACAGAGCCTTATTGATTGGCAATTATCAGTACATTGATGGCAACGATTTAAATGGACCTCCTGCTGATCTGGATAGAATGGATAATATTTTAGCAAAGAGTAGATTTGGCACTGCTAAAGAGCACTTTTCTGCAATTAAGCGGGTTGATAATGCAACTAAAGCCCAAATGCTTTCAGCTATTAAAGCAGCTTTTAAAGATGCCGATGACGATGATGTTTCCTATTTCTATTACAGTGGCCATGGAGCTCTAGATAATTATGGCCAAGCGTATTTGTGGGCCGTCGATAGTTACTATTATGAGGACAGCTTAAATGTCGATGAACTAGAAAGCGCTTTAAGTTCTATTCCAGGTACTAAAGTAGTTATCCTAGATTCTTGTTTTTCCGGCGGCTTTATTAATAAAGATACTAGTCAAACGGATCCTGTGCTCCAAGAGCAGCAAGCAGCATTTAACGAAGCCGTCAAAAAAGCTTTTGGCAAAGAACAATTAAAGGGCTTTCTGACAAGTTCCCAATTCAAGGTGCTAACTGCAGCCTCAAAAGACGAAACTTCAGTTGATACAGCCTATGCGCCGGATTGGGGCTTTGGTGGTGAATTTACAAATGCTTTGGTCAAGGGTTGCGGATACATAACCAATTACTATCCTGCAGACCGTAATAATGATGGAGAAATATCGCTCTTTGAAATTTACTATTATACTAAGAATAAAGTCATCAACTCTAATGTCCAAGTATATCCGGAAAACGATAGCTTTGAGTTTATTGGTTTGGAAAACTATATACCTGTAACTGCTATTTCCTTAAATCAAAGTCAATTAAATTTAAAAGAAGGAGAGGGTTATCAACTTGTGGCTAACCTTTCGCCGCAAGATGCCAGCGTTAAAAATGTTAAGTGGTCAAGCAGTGATACGAATATTGCTATTGTAGACAGCACTGGCTATGTGCTTGCTAAGCAACGCGGTAATTGCAAAATTGTCGCAACTACGGAAAATGAAAGTTTAAGTGCTGTGTGCCAGGTTGAGGTAGAGAGTAAAGAGTTAAGTGAATATACCGAATTTCAAGGGCCCACCGTATTTAACGACATTGATTTGACTAAAGCTTGGTCAATAAAATTTAATAAGACTTTAAATCCTTATACTGTTAATTCCAATAATATTAATATTGTCGATAATAATTTGCTGCAGCATCCTAGTAAGGTGGCTCTGAATGATGATCAGAGGACTGTTGTAGTAATACCAACTAGAGATTATTTGCCTAATTCCCACTATAGCATTTTAATCAATAAAGGGTTGTTGGCTGAGGATAAGAGTCAACTGAAAAATGGAGTAATCGTAAATTTTTGGACCAAGTCCAACACTGCCCTTTTACATAGCCCAGAAAATTTGATAGCAACAGCTGTCTCAACTGATGCCGTTGAATTAAAATGGGATCAGGTGGAGGATGCTGATTTTTATTATGTTTATTATAGTGACAGTCCGACAGGCCCTTTTAAGGCTTTTACCGATGAGAGCGGGGCAGAACAGCGCTTTTATTGGTATGATGATTATTGTGTGCTTGTTTACGGCTATGATAATAATGAAACTGTCTATTATCGGGTGGCGGCTGTAAAAGATGGCCTAACCTCTGATTTGAGCAATGTTGCTTCAGCCACTACTTTTGCTGAAGATTATTTTACACCTTTGGACACTATCTGGTTTGGCTATTTTGCTGATTATCCGGAGGTGGAAGTTGGCGTAGCTCTTGATTCATTTTTTGCTGAGCCTAATTGGGAGGAACAAGGTAATCTTGTTACGTTTACAGGCTATTGCTATTATGATGGTGAAGAAGTGCGAATCAGCTTATACTTTGAAGTGCAAGGAGACGATTTTTCCCTTACGGCTGGAAAAAGAGACGACAAAATTTTAAGTGATGATGAAATAACATATTTATTAGATGTTGTTTATAGTGATTTTCAAGGGCTCAGAAATCAGCAACAAGGGCTTTGGCAAAAAGGCTCAAATAAGACAGGGGTACATGTGTACCAAAGGTACCAAAGGGACGGTTCTTCTGGTTGA
- a CDS encoding Ig-like domain-containing protein — MEDGVVSFTPMNGAPAVNADNALATISNDNKTVTITASGAEFFNGKYNIVITSAVEDADDNAMAEYTYILDATDNTRPTLTGPVYEANDQARFTFSEAMNIASDDALEALLTVTDENGDPVDADANDLTDLAADGKSFVFDTTAIPAGETYTIKLTGAADYAGNLITPNPVTFTVENKDVDTTAPSVTAEVVREGVMKLTFSEKINVPVGGVIGTYDIGGGPVDIDTIDGNATIDATGKVVTVNSAGFTGLLNVTIAGYNDLAGNAGTATSKVLNFVPDNDGPTVSSFEIKKIDGVNNIVVTFNEDVALSAGDVDITGTFVDEDGVEAAVAFDDATSALYDPDEDGFTKMIRIPLTGAELGTYEVTINTGFATDLLLNGSVEKEITFTLSSNTNDDTVKPKVSDGVQANLADDDPTDGWDGIDVQVADNNTVEVEFSEEVDQATALNVANYLVEGKQVFTKAVFTDANKDTVRLTLKEGEVAINSNYQFTIKNVKDVAGNVMDTVNTNVLFTENVRPTATAELTDLNTITVTFSEPVTVANFDGTDVDVFVGTTAEGEGAPFAVAQVNVPSATDKEFTITLTDDLTPEEYAQTITIRFVAGTDIDDANGNVLSPVTVTVQK; from the coding sequence TTGGAGGATGGCGTAGTATCTTTTACGCCTATGAACGGAGCGCCCGCTGTAAATGCTGATAATGCACTAGCAACAATCAGTAATGATAACAAGACTGTTACGATTACAGCCAGTGGTGCTGAATTTTTTAATGGGAAATACAACATTGTTATAACTAGTGCTGTTGAAGATGCCGACGACAACGCAATGGCTGAGTACACCTACATTCTTGATGCAACTGACAACACCAGACCTACCTTAACTGGCCCTGTTTATGAGGCAAATGATCAAGCTAGATTTACCTTCTCAGAGGCAATGAACATTGCTAGTGATGATGCTCTTGAAGCTTTATTAACTGTTACTGATGAAAATGGCGACCCTGTTGATGCAGACGCTAATGACTTAACTGATTTAGCTGCTGATGGCAAGTCGTTTGTATTTGATACCACTGCTATTCCTGCAGGGGAAACTTATACAATTAAACTTACCGGTGCTGCAGACTATGCAGGTAACTTAATTACTCCAAACCCTGTAACATTCACTGTTGAGAACAAAGATGTTGACACCACTGCTCCTAGTGTTACTGCCGAAGTAGTCAGAGAAGGAGTAATGAAACTTACATTTTCCGAAAAAATTAATGTTCCCGTAGGTGGTGTTATCGGCACATATGACATTGGTGGTGGTCCAGTTGATATTGATACTATTGATGGAAATGCTACCATCGATGCTACTGGTAAGGTAGTAACTGTTAATTCCGCAGGCTTCACTGGTTTGTTAAATGTGACTATTGCTGGCTATAACGATTTAGCTGGTAATGCTGGTACAGCTACATCAAAGGTATTAAATTTTGTACCTGATAATGATGGTCCTACTGTTTCTAGCTTTGAAATTAAAAAGATTGATGGTGTAAACAACATAGTAGTGACCTTTAATGAAGACGTTGCATTATCTGCTGGCGATGTTGATATTACTGGTACTTTTGTAGATGAAGATGGTGTTGAGGCCGCTGTAGCCTTTGATGATGCAACCTCTGCACTTTATGACCCTGATGAAGATGGCTTTACTAAAATGATAAGAATACCTTTGACTGGTGCTGAACTGGGCACCTATGAGGTAACTATTAACACTGGTTTTGCTACAGATTTACTTCTGAATGGCAGTGTGGAAAAGGAGATTACCTTCACATTATCTTCGAACACCAATGATGATACTGTAAAGCCTAAAGTAAGCGACGGTGTTCAGGCTAATTTAGCTGATGATGATCCTACTGACGGTTGGGACGGTATTGATGTACAAGTTGCTGACAACAACACTGTAGAAGTGGAATTCTCTGAAGAAGTAGATCAAGCTACAGCTCTAAACGTTGCAAATTACCTGGTTGAAGGAAAGCAGGTATTCACAAAGGCAGTATTTACTGATGCGAATAAAGATACTGTTCGCTTAACTTTAAAAGAGGGCGAAGTTGCAATTAACTCTAATTACCAGTTTACAATCAAGAACGTTAAAGATGTTGCTGGTAATGTCATGGATACTGTAAATACTAACGTTCTATTTACTGAAAACGTAAGACCTACTGCTACAGCAGAATTAACTGATCTTAACACCATTACAGTCACTTTCAGTGAGCCTGTAACAGTGGCTAACTTCGATGGTACTGATGTTGATGTATTTGTAGGGACAACCGCTGAGGGTGAGGGTGCACCATTTGCAGTAGCTCAAGTAAATGTACCTTCCGCTACTGACAAGGAATTCACAATTACTTTAACAGACGATCTAACTCCTGAAGAATATGCTCAAACTATTACAATTAGGTTCGTAGCTGGTACAGATATAGATGATGCGAATGGTAACGTTTTATCTCCTGTAACTGTAACAGTTCAGAAGTAA
- a CDS encoding ASCH domain-containing protein: MFNLATAWASLIALGLKHIETRNWSTKYQGDLYIHAGKTLVPFDYLRTKLTREDQSAVLEVLSCKYGEYNKIPTGFIITKTYLSDCLPIRQKFADYAIVGDDLQSKYQKISGLEFQLDTIAWEETRGYLKILRKLKLYRLKEN, from the coding sequence GTGTTTAACCTTGCAACAGCCTGGGCAAGTCTAATTGCTTTAGGATTAAAGCATATAGAAACTCGGAATTGGAGTACAAAATATCAAGGAGATTTATATATCCACGCTGGTAAAACTCTTGTTCCTTTTGACTATTTGCGTACTAAGCTAACAAGGGAAGATCAAAGTGCTGTTTTAGAGGTTTTATCCTGTAAGTATGGAGAGTATAATAAGATTCCCACAGGATTTATTATTACTAAAACATATTTAAGCGACTGTCTTCCTATTAGACAAAAATTTGCGGATTACGCAATTGTCGGGGACGATTTGCAGAGCAAATACCAAAAAATTAGTGGTTTAGAGTTTCAGCTGGATACTATAGCCTGGGAAGAAACGCGTGGATACTTGAAAATATTAAGGAAATTGAAGCTATACCGGCTAAAGGAAAATTAA
- a CDS encoding type II toxin-antitoxin system Phd/YefM family antitoxin, producing the protein MVPAWFLRPIKDLRNTAEISELCHSKQEPIFITKNGYGDLVIMSIDTYKREIARADLYKKLAEAEAQIENGEPLLDGEDVFAKMRKKHGRQ; encoded by the coding sequence TTGGTTCCTGCTTGGTTCCTGAGGCCAATAAAGGATTTGAGAAATACAGCTGAAATTTCAGAACTCTGTCATAGCAAACAGGAGCCAATTTTTATAACTAAAAACGGTTATGGAGATTTAGTCATAATGAGTATAGACACCTATAAGAGAGAGATAGCCCGAGCGGATTTATATAAAAAACTGGCTGAAGCAGAAGCACAAATTGAAAATGGGGAGCCGCTTTTAGATGGAGAAGATGTTTTTGCAAAGATGAGAAAAAAGCATGGCAGACAATAA
- a CDS encoding tyrosine-type recombinase/integrase, producing the protein MLFTESIESFINYLITKDKSKATIRAYSLDLQSFNFFLEKKYNCPLYLDEIKSSDIEDYLFYLKSTRNLKTASRNRNLYILRSFWNYAYKKKLCNWNITLEIEPLKMQQQERTFLTEQEFEELLQEIEQPLVKLVVFTLFYTGMRISECLNLQIEDVDLVDKVIHVKNGKGKKERFIPINDNLHTKLKSYIESERPRVATATFFVTAKTGGLSDVYVNSILREATKKLGWKKKVSAHILRHSFASNLIKKGVNLVHVQKLLGHSNLKVTSIYTHASLEDLSASINML; encoded by the coding sequence TTGTTATTCACCGAAAGTATAGAAAGTTTTATAAACTACCTCATAACTAAGGATAAAAGTAAGGCGACTATCAGAGCATATAGTTTGGATTTACAATCTTTTAATTTCTTTTTAGAAAAAAAATATAATTGCCCACTGTATTTAGATGAAATTAAAAGTAGCGATATTGAGGACTATCTATTTTATTTAAAGAGTACTAGAAATTTGAAAACCGCAAGCAGAAATAGAAATTTATATATTTTAAGGTCTTTCTGGAATTATGCGTATAAAAAGAAACTCTGCAACTGGAATATTACTTTAGAAATCGAACCTCTCAAAATGCAGCAGCAGGAAAGAACTTTTTTAACTGAACAAGAGTTCGAGGAATTATTACAAGAAATTGAGCAGCCTTTAGTTAAATTAGTGGTATTTACTCTTTTCTATACGGGCATGCGCATTAGTGAATGTCTGAACTTACAAATTGAGGATGTGGATTTAGTAGATAAAGTGATTCACGTTAAAAACGGTAAAGGAAAGAAAGAACGTTTTATACCCATTAATGACAACTTACACACAAAGTTAAAAAGTTATATAGAGAGTGAACGTCCTAGGGTAGCTACTGCAACTTTTTTTGTAACAGCCAAAACGGGAGGGTTAAGTGACGTTTATGTAAATAGTATTTTAAGGGAAGCCACGAAAAAACTGGGGTGGAAAAAGAAGGTTTCGGCCCATATTTTAAGGCACAGCTTTGCTTCTAATTTAATAAAGAAAGGTGTTAATTTGGTCCATGTGCAAAAGCTTTTAGGACATTCTAATCTAAAAGTAACTTCAATTTATACCCACGCCAGTTTAGAAGATTTAAGCGCTTCCATAAATATGCTTTAA
- a CDS encoding transposase has translation MKNIPIATTNTINDLQKRCEQLEQQNAELTAKLNWFEEQFRLSQQRRFGSSSERTIPEQQQLFETNETKGNETKGTVPLVYK, from the coding sequence ATGAAAAATATACCTATTGCCACCACAAATACAATTAATGATTTGCAAAAGCGTTGTGAACAACTGGAACAGCAAAATGCTGAACTAACCGCCAAGTTGAACTGGTTTGAAGAGCAATTTCGTCTCAGCCAACAACGGAGATTCGGATCATCAAGTGAGCGAACAATTCCAGAACAGCAGCAGCTTTTTGAAACCAATGAAACCAAGGGGAATGAAACCAAGGGGACGGTTCCTCTGGTTTATAAGTAA
- a CDS encoding ASCH domain-containing protein, whose protein sequence is MFNLATAWASLIALGLKHIETRNWSTKYQGDLYIHAGKTLVPFDYLRTKLTREDQSAVLEVLSCKYGEYNKIPTGFIIAKTYLSDCLPIRQKFADYAIVGDDLQSKYQKISGLEFQLETIAWEETRGYLKILRKLKLYRLKEN, encoded by the coding sequence GTGTTTAACCTTGCAACAGCCTGGGCAAGTCTAATTGCTTTAGGATTAAAGCATATAGAAACTCGGAATTGGAGTACAAAATATCAAGGAGATTTATATATCCACGCTGGTAAAACTCTTGTTCCTTTTGACTATTTGCGTACTAAGCTAACAAGGGAAGATCAAAGTGCTGTTTTAGAGGTTTTATCCTGTAAGTATGGAGAGTATAATAAGATTCCCACAGGATTTATTATTGCTAAAACATATTTAAGCGACTGTCTTCCTATTAGACAAAAATTTGCGGATTACGCAATTGTCGGGGACGATTTGCAGAGCAAATACCAAAAAATTAGTGGTTTAGAGTTTCAGCTGGAGACTATAGCCTGGGAAGAAACGCGTGGATACTTGAAAATATTAAGGAAATTGAAGCTATACCGGCTAAAGGAAAATTAA
- a CDS encoding transposase, giving the protein MPRTGREKSKSGIYHIVLRGINRQTIFEEEEDSLKYLKTLQDFKEKSGYQIYAYCLMGNHIHLLLKEGQEELGIIMRRIGASYVYWYNWKYGRCGHLFQDRYKSETVEDESYFLTVLRYIHQNPLQAGIVKDFATYKWSSYSEYLKESTVLDTDFALDLFSNDRKTAVERFKAFHLASNNDHCLDIEEYRKLTDNEAIEIIKRISNVRHCTEVQTLDKNKRNSFLIAFKNAGLSTRQIARLTGISRGVILKV; this is encoded by the coding sequence ATGCCAAGAACAGGAAGGGAAAAAAGTAAAAGCGGAATATACCATATTGTCTTAAGAGGAATTAACCGACAGACAATCTTTGAGGAAGAGGAAGACTCTTTAAAATACCTTAAAACATTACAAGATTTCAAAGAAAAAAGTGGTTATCAGATATACGCATATTGTTTAATGGGAAATCATATTCATTTGCTTCTTAAGGAAGGGCAAGAAGAATTAGGAATTATTATGCGGCGCATAGGGGCTAGCTATGTGTATTGGTATAATTGGAAATATGGCCGTTGCGGACATTTATTTCAGGATAGATATAAAAGCGAAACAGTTGAAGATGAAAGCTATTTTTTAACTGTATTAAGATACATCCATCAAAATCCTTTACAGGCAGGTATAGTAAAGGATTTTGCAACTTATAAATGGAGTAGTTATTCAGAATATTTAAAAGAAAGTACAGTTTTAGATACTGACTTTGCATTAGACCTATTTAGTAATGATAGAAAAACAGCTGTAGAAAGGTTTAAAGCGTTTCATTTGGCAAGTAACAATGATCATTGTTTAGACATAGAAGAATACAGAAAATTGACGGATAATGAAGCAATTGAAATTATTAAAAGAATATCTAATGTACGGCATTGTACGGAAGTTCAAACTCTAGATAAAAATAAAAGAAACAGCTTTTTGATAGCTTTCAAAAATGCAGGCTTATCCACAAGGCAAATAGCAAGATTAACGGGTATAAGCAGAGGGGTAATTTTAAAGGTCTAG
- a CDS encoding TrkA family potassium uptake protein → MEEKDGEILENLSKEAPYIIGDATEDKVLSAAGIERCAGVIAALPQDGDNVLIALTAKGLNNNATVVVRAEKAESEDKLLRAGADKVINPSSIGGRKMAMSLLKPASIEYIDNILHSSEELCLDELVIPNGSELIDHTLQEVKVRQKYGINILAIRRGDEVISNPTADEKLLESDLVIVFATLKQLTLFKQAEHIT, encoded by the coding sequence TTGGAGGAAAAGGATGGGGAAATCTTAGAAAATTTAAGTAAAGAGGCCCCTTACATTATTGGGGACGCAACAGAGGACAAAGTCCTTTCTGCTGCAGGGATTGAACGGTGTGCAGGGGTAATAGCGGCTTTGCCTCAGGATGGTGATAACGTTTTAATTGCATTAACAGCAAAAGGCCTAAACAATAATGCAACAGTTGTGGTAAGAGCTGAAAAAGCAGAGTCGGAAGACAAATTATTACGTGCAGGAGCGGATAAGGTTATTAATCCTTCAAGCATTGGAGGAAGAAAAATGGCAATGTCTCTTTTAAAGCCTGCCAGTATTGAATATATAGATAACATATTGCATAGTTCGGAAGAGCTGTGCCTTGACGAGTTAGTTATCCCTAACGGGTCAGAATTAATAGACCATACTTTGCAGGAAGTAAAGGTTAGACAAAAATATGGCATTAATATATTAGCAATACGCCGTGGTGATGAAGTAATAAGTAATCCTACTGCTGATGAAAAACTGCTGGAATCAGATTTGGTAATAGTTTTTGCTACTTTAAAGCAGCTAACACTTTTTAAGCAAGCAGAACATATCACGTAG